In the Chlamydiota bacterium genome, one interval contains:
- a CDS encoding RHS repeat protein, with protein MSFALKQENELPFLSLVEGPMLKVLPGGKAETKPLAEVIPTPSLGGRIIPFHTESRQPLAFRSHEKAINLLSIDSKFIAFSVQGTNPTSCNFDKANRLTRISLEPRASSLKLNCVYDKVSNVTQKKTANGVTLSYVYDALNRLTTKTTPEQTYAFTYDSLSRLIGASNTASNLSFVYDAVSQLLEADTAEVIAS; from the coding sequence ATGAGTTTCGCTCTAAAACAAGAAAATGAACTTCCCTTTTTAAGCTTGGTCGAAGGGCCAATGCTCAAGGTTTTGCCTGGAGGTAAAGCTGAGACAAAACCTTTGGCTGAGGTCATCCCAACCCCCTCGCTGGGTGGTAGGATTATTCCTTTTCATACGGAAAGCCGACAACCTTTGGCATTTAGAAGTCACGAAAAAGCTATAAACTTGCTGTCGATCGATAGCAAGTTTATAGCTTTTTCAGTTCAAGGGACGAACCCCACCTCTTGCAATTTTGACAAAGCCAATCGTCTCACACGTATTTCCCTCGAGCCTCGAGCTTCGAGCCTCAAGCTAAATTGCGTGTATGACAAAGTAAGCAATGTAACACAGAAGAAAACCGCAAATGGAGTCACACTTAGCTATGTTTATGACGCTCTTAATCGCTTAACGACAAAAACAACACCCGAGCAAACGTACGCATTCACGTACGACTCACTTTCGAGGCTCATCGGCGCCAGTAACACCGCAAGCAATCTATCATTTGTCTATGATGCCGTAAGTCAGCTCCTTGAAGCTGACACAGCCGAAGTCATTGCAAGC